The genomic region AGCCCAGGCTGCCGTCGCCGGTGTAGTGGCCCGGCTCCCAGGAGATGGCGCTGGGGGGGTCGAACACCTGCACCCTGTTGGCCATCTGGTAGCCCCCGTCCGGGCGGTTTTCGTGGTACATGGCCATGCGGAAAATCTGCCCGGCCGCGGTCAACGGCTGACTATCGAGAGGTTCGCGGACCCAGCCGGTGCCGTCGATCGCGGCGTGCTTGGCTGGGTCGGCAAGAACCCCGAAGATGACGTCCGCCGGGACATTGATGACGGCGGTGGCGCTGACGCTCTCGTTGGCCATGTCGCCGCCTCCTCATGGGCTGGAACCCTTCTGCCAGTTCTGACCGTAGCCAGGAGCGGAACTCATCGGTCGAGCTGCCAGCGCCTGGACGGCAGCATCGTGCCCGGAGGCCGCCGACCCGCAAGGAGTTGGATCAGCGGATCAAGGAACTCGAAGCCGAGGTGGCGCGGCTCGGGCCGGTAGCTGCGCCGACGATCAGGTCGGCTTTTTGGCCAGGTAAACCGTGTTGGTGGCGCTACGGTTTTGGAGTGGGTTGGGGAAGCTGACAACCTCCGCGGCGACGTCGACGAACACCTCCGCGAGGACCGCGAGGTAGGCGTCGTCGGGCGGGTCGTTGGACCACAGTGCGTAGACGCCTGCT from Mycobacteriales bacterium harbors:
- a CDS encoding SRPBCC family protein gives rise to the protein MANESVSATAVINVPADVIFGVLADPAKHAAIDGTGWVREPLDSQPLTAAGQIFRMAMYHENRPDGGYQMANRVQVFDPPSAISWEPGHYTGDGSLGFGGWIWRYDLAPAGPYKTKVTLTYDWSTVPDSLREHIGFPPFRPDHLGNSLAHLAELATS